Genomic segment of Salifodinibacter halophilus:
ATATGCACAGATGTGCGTATTCGTGCGCCGGTCGGTGACGAAGCCACCGGAGACCGCGCCACATCGCCGCCGTCGGAGGCTCTAACGGGCGAGTCTCTGCGTCGACTCCTCTGTACTGGCTCTATTTTTTGTTATACTTACTGTACAAATTATTTCCCTTAATTTATACTATAATAATTACATACATGATATATGATAATCATTTTTATAGTGTGAGTGATACGGCGTCTCACGCATGGCAATCGAATTCGCACAGAGCCCGCTTTTGACGTTCGTCGTCGGACTCGCGTTGGTCGTGTTGCTACTGGTCGTGTTAGACCTCCCCGCGTTCGTCGGCTTGGCGATAGCCGCGTTCGCGGTCGGGCTCGTCAACGCGGCGTT
This window contains:
- a CDS encoding GntP family permease, giving the protein MAIEFAQSPLLTFVVGLALVVLLLVVLDLPAFVGLAIAAFAVGLVNAA